One window of the Rufibacter radiotolerans genome contains the following:
- a CDS encoding GNAT family N-acetyltransferase, producing MEKKEVIHDTEDLRFYVALGEEEAELTYSFTEQEELDLDYTYVPEEHRNQGLADQLVKTALEHVKANQLKFVASCPVVEAFVKRHPEYAAFMVEI from the coding sequence ATGGAAAAGAAAGAAGTTATTCATGATACCGAGGACCTCCGGTTTTACGTGGCCCTGGGCGAGGAAGAAGCCGAACTTACCTATTCGTTCACGGAGCAAGAGGAACTGGATCTGGACTATACCTATGTCCCCGAAGAGCACCGGAACCAGGGCCTGGCCGACCAACTGGTGAAAACCGCCCTGGAACACGTGAAAGCCAATCAACTTAAATTCGTTGCCTCCTGCCCCGTGGTAGAAGCCTTCGTGAAGCGCCACCCCGAGTATGCTGCTTTCATGGTGGAAATCTAA
- a CDS encoding CvpA family protein, translating into MNYVDLLLLLIILFSLVTGWFHGFAHGVLDLVRWVGSLVLGLKFYPYVADWLEKLLHWNELWLLPLSFFLIAVLSSVLIQELGEKLLAYFPKHLHRHKGNRALGLLPGLLSGLVTAGIAVVLLTALPLPQTLREKVHESMLATRFSLYTGKAEKLLTPVFDEALNRTARKLTVEPGSEEVIALPYKVTEMEPRPDLEAAMLNLINEERAKENLRPLAADTALRRVARLHSEDMFRRAYFSHYTPEKQSPFERIKKAKVPYRLAGENLALAPTLEIAHEGLMKSPGHRANIMRRRFGRVGIGILQGSDGRLMITQNFRN; encoded by the coding sequence ATGAATTACGTAGACCTCCTGCTGTTGCTCATCATCCTTTTCAGCCTGGTAACGGGTTGGTTTCATGGCTTTGCCCATGGGGTGCTGGATCTGGTGCGGTGGGTGGGAAGTCTGGTGCTGGGCCTTAAGTTTTACCCGTACGTGGCAGATTGGCTGGAGAAGTTACTGCATTGGAACGAGCTCTGGTTACTGCCGCTTTCCTTTTTCCTTATTGCCGTGCTTTCCAGTGTGCTCATTCAGGAACTGGGTGAAAAGCTTCTGGCCTACTTTCCAAAGCACCTGCACCGTCATAAAGGCAACCGGGCGTTGGGTTTGCTGCCGGGTCTGTTGAGCGGACTGGTCACGGCAGGCATTGCGGTGGTATTGCTCACGGCGCTACCCTTGCCCCAGACCCTCCGCGAAAAAGTGCACGAGAGTATGCTGGCCACCCGGTTCTCTTTGTACACCGGCAAAGCCGAGAAGTTACTTACCCCCGTTTTTGATGAGGCCCTGAACCGAACCGCCCGCAAGCTCACCGTAGAGCCGGGCTCTGAAGAGGTGATAGCGTTGCCTTACAAAGTCACGGAAATGGAACCGCGTCCCGACCTGGAAGCCGCTATGCTGAACTTGATCAATGAAGAAAGGGCCAAAGAAAACCTTCGGCCGCTGGCGGCAGACACTGCCTTACGGCGAGTGGCGCGGCTGCATTCAGAAGATATGTTCCGGCGGGCCTATTTCTCGCACTACACCCCAGAAAAACAAAGCCCGTTTGAGCGCATCAAGAAGGCGAAGGTACCCTACCGATTGGCAGGCGAAAACCTCGCCCTGGCGCCAACCCTGGAGATAGCACATGAAGGCCTCATGAAATCGCCGGGGCACCGGGCCAACATTATGCGCCGCCGGTTTGGCCGGGTAGGCATTGGCATTCTGCAGGGCAGCGACGGCCGCCTGATGATCACCCAGAACTTTAGGAATTAA
- a CDS encoding M48 family metalloprotease, whose translation MKKYLSIPLVTAVLLLFNSCATNPVTGKKDINFVSEDQEVAMGVQADPQIVAQFGLYQNPKLQNFIQEKGQQMAAISHRSNLKYTFRIVDSPVLNAFAVPGGYVYFTRGIMAHFNSEAQFAGVLGHEIGHITARHSAQQQSKATLAQVVLMGTMIASPTIAQYGDVLSQGAGLMFLKFGRDDERQSDELGVEYSTKIGYDASHMADFFQTLQRQGAESGQEELPTFLSSHPNPGDRYNTVHQLADQWKQKTGATNLKEGRDSYLRMIDGIIYGEDPKQGFVENNIFYHPELKFQFPTPAGWNVQNTPQQVQMAPKDGKALMFLRLAQGTSLEAAGQQMLQQNQLQAIESKSVTVNGLPALAIISQPAPQQQQQQAQQQQQQQQQQPVQLLTYLIQYGGNIYNITGVTTAQDFNTYFQTFSGVAQNFRQLTDQEKINRKPEVVHIKTVKSATTLRQALKNYNIPDNRLEEMAILNGMQLTDQLPANTLFKVVEK comes from the coding sequence ATGAAAAAATACCTTTCAATACCCCTTGTAACCGCGGTGCTCCTGCTCTTCAATTCTTGCGCCACTAACCCCGTTACCGGCAAAAAAGACATCAACTTTGTTTCTGAAGACCAGGAAGTGGCCATGGGCGTACAGGCAGATCCGCAGATTGTGGCGCAATTTGGTCTGTACCAGAACCCTAAGCTGCAAAACTTTATTCAGGAGAAAGGCCAGCAGATGGCGGCTATCTCGCACCGCAGCAACCTTAAATACACCTTCAGAATTGTAGACTCGCCGGTGCTCAACGCCTTTGCCGTACCAGGCGGCTACGTGTACTTTACCCGCGGCATTATGGCCCACTTTAACAGCGAGGCGCAGTTCGCTGGCGTGTTAGGCCATGAGATTGGGCACATTACGGCCCGCCACTCGGCGCAGCAGCAAAGCAAGGCTACCTTGGCGCAAGTGGTTTTAATGGGAACAATGATTGCCTCGCCTACCATAGCGCAATACGGTGATGTGCTCTCCCAAGGGGCCGGGCTGATGTTCCTGAAATTTGGCCGCGATGATGAGCGCCAGTCAGATGAATTGGGCGTTGAATACTCCACCAAGATTGGCTATGACGCCAGCCACATGGCAGACTTCTTCCAGACCCTGCAACGCCAGGGCGCTGAGAGCGGACAGGAAGAGCTTCCTACCTTCTTATCCAGTCACCCTAACCCCGGTGACCGCTACAACACCGTGCACCAGCTAGCCGACCAATGGAAACAGAAGACCGGCGCCACCAACCTCAAAGAGGGCCGTGACAGCTACCTGAGAATGATTGACGGCATTATCTATGGCGAAGACCCCAAGCAGGGCTTTGTAGAAAACAACATTTTCTACCATCCGGAACTCAAATTCCAGTTTCCTACCCCGGCCGGCTGGAACGTGCAGAACACCCCGCAACAGGTACAGATGGCCCCCAAAGACGGCAAAGCATTGATGTTCCTTCGCCTGGCCCAGGGCACCTCTCTGGAGGCGGCCGGTCAGCAGATGCTCCAGCAGAACCAATTGCAGGCCATAGAGTCTAAATCGGTGACTGTGAACGGTCTTCCGGCTTTGGCCATTATTTCGCAACCGGCCCCGCAGCAGCAGCAGCAACAGGCCCAGCAACAACAACAGCAGCAGCAGCAGCAGCCCGTTCAGTTGTTAACCTACTTGATCCAGTACGGTGGCAACATCTACAACATCACCGGGGTCACCACCGCCCAGGATTTCAACACCTACTTCCAGACCTTTAGTGGCGTGGCGCAGAACTTCAGACAGCTCACCGACCAGGAGAAGATCAACCGGAAGCCTGAGGTAGTGCACATTAAAACGGTCAAGTCTGCCACCACCTTACGGCAGGCTCTGAAAAACTATAATATTCCGGACAACCGATTAGAGGAAATGGCCATTCTGAACGGCATGCAACTCACCGACCAGCTACCGGCCAACACCTTGTTTAAGGTGGTTGAAAAATAG
- a CDS encoding EcsC family protein yields the protein MPTSAYETQILQELHAWQQQMLKSPSLLNHLTRGLQQKVNSYIPEKVHQAITATIKQMIRAVLFGAKHTTGKPALPLTLEEKEAAVKQRIEIYKKTAAAEGGLTGAAGFLLGLTDFPLLLSIKLKMLFDIASLYGYPVDDYRERVYLLHIFQLAFSGQQHRREVYLQMVDWETKKDLLPQDIHEFDWRNLQQEYRDYIDIPKMAQMIPVIGAPVGAVVNYRLLQKLGTTAMNAYRMRWKEQSTLNLSSGPGPTPLLP from the coding sequence ATGCCTACGTCTGCCTATGAAACCCAGATTCTCCAGGAACTGCACGCCTGGCAACAGCAGATGCTCAAGTCGCCTTCCCTCCTGAACCATCTTACCCGGGGGTTGCAGCAGAAAGTAAACAGCTATATACCAGAGAAGGTACACCAGGCCATTACCGCCACCATCAAGCAGATGATCAGAGCGGTGCTCTTTGGCGCCAAGCATACCACCGGCAAACCGGCATTGCCTTTGACCCTGGAGGAGAAAGAGGCAGCGGTAAAGCAACGCATAGAGATTTACAAGAAAACGGCCGCGGCCGAAGGAGGCTTGACCGGAGCCGCCGGGTTCTTGCTGGGCCTCACAGATTTTCCGCTGCTGCTGAGCATTAAGCTGAAGATGCTGTTTGACATTGCGTCTCTTTATGGGTACCCGGTAGATGATTACAGAGAGCGGGTGTACCTGCTGCATATTTTCCAGCTGGCGTTCAGTGGGCAGCAGCACCGCCGTGAGGTGTACCTGCAGATGGTGGACTGGGAAACAAAAAAAGACCTTCTACCCCAAGACATCCATGAGTTTGACTGGCGCAACCTGCAGCAGGAATACCGTGACTATATAGACATCCCTAAAATGGCCCAGATGATACCGGTCATTGGAGCGCCTGTGGGCGCGGTGGTCAATTACCGTCTGCTGCAGAAACTGGGCACCACGGCCATGAACGCCTACCGCATGCGCTGGAAAGAGCAGAGCACCCTAAACTTATCTTCCGGGCCTGGTCCAACTCCCCTGCTTCCTTAG
- a CDS encoding anhydro-N-acetylmuramic acid kinase, which produces MNTNIQHLFSITEKESRRIIGLMSGTSLDGLDVALCEFQGHGLNTQITLQKFETMPYSPDFKENVKSIFSKRQVDLEKVCLLNAFIGSYHGQLILECLHNWEIDPSEVDIIASHGQTIYHAPAAQHHQPGMPNATLQIGDGDHIAVKTGIITLSDFRQKHIAAGGEGAPLAVYGDYLLFSKKGQNRILLNVGGIANFTFLPGDLDTKKIFSTDVGPGNTLMDAYVQLHYPGTYYDANAAIALQGTYSQPLLAALLDHPFFELPFPKTTGPEVFNLAYLAQAQEKSKTQHLSVPDVMATLNRFSATGICEAITKGIAQEKDFEIFVSGGGMHNPLLLSTIKELLGTDKIRDTSELGILPDAKEAVLFATLANETLVGDHIDFGYSDRLVPSVHMGKISFPS; this is translated from the coding sequence ATGAATACAAACATACAGCACCTTTTCTCCATTACAGAAAAAGAAAGCCGAAGGATCATAGGGCTTATGTCTGGTACCTCTTTAGACGGACTAGACGTGGCGCTATGTGAGTTCCAGGGGCACGGGCTAAATACCCAGATTACCTTACAGAAGTTTGAAACCATGCCCTACAGCCCCGACTTTAAGGAAAACGTGAAGTCTATTTTCTCAAAACGGCAGGTAGATCTGGAGAAGGTATGCCTCTTGAATGCGTTCATTGGCTCTTACCACGGCCAACTCATTTTAGAATGCCTGCATAACTGGGAGATAGACCCTTCTGAGGTAGACATAATTGCCAGCCACGGCCAGACCATTTACCATGCGCCGGCCGCCCAGCACCACCAGCCGGGCATGCCCAACGCTACCCTGCAGATAGGAGACGGAGACCACATAGCCGTGAAGACCGGCATTATCACCCTCAGCGATTTCCGGCAGAAGCACATTGCCGCCGGCGGCGAAGGGGCTCCTTTAGCGGTGTACGGCGATTACCTGCTGTTCTCAAAAAAAGGCCAGAACCGCATTCTCCTGAACGTGGGCGGCATCGCCAACTTCACCTTTCTGCCCGGCGACCTGGACACTAAAAAGATTTTCTCTACTGATGTGGGGCCTGGCAATACGTTGATGGATGCCTACGTGCAGCTGCATTACCCCGGTACCTATTATGACGCCAATGCGGCCATCGCTTTACAAGGCACTTACAGCCAACCGCTGTTAGCGGCCTTACTGGACCATCCTTTTTTTGAATTGCCTTTTCCTAAAACCACGGGCCCAGAGGTTTTCAACTTAGCGTACCTGGCACAAGCGCAGGAAAAATCTAAAACACAGCATCTCTCGGTGCCAGACGTGATGGCTACCCTGAACCGGTTTTCGGCTACGGGCATCTGTGAGGCCATTACCAAAGGCATCGCCCAGGAAAAGGACTTTGAGATTTTTGTCAGTGGCGGCGGCATGCACAACCCTCTTCTGCTGTCTACCATCAAAGAGTTGCTGGGCACCGATAAGATAAGAGATACCTCTGAGTTAGGTATTTTGCCAGACGCCAAGGAAGCCGTTTTGTTTGCCACCCTGGCCAATGAAACGCTGGTAGGAGACCACATTGATTTTGGCTACAGTGACCGTTTGGTGCCCTCCGTGCACATGGGAAAGATCAGTTTTCCTTCCTAG
- a CDS encoding SusC/RagA family TonB-linked outer membrane protein has protein sequence MRKIYARSSACLLTTLFCVLLMALAPKVSFAQNARYTVTGSVTDARTKAPLIGVVVKVENSNSASATDVTGNYTLNLAVPAGTYRLTFSYLGYQPLTRSVVLGSTMAITENVQLSEDIVGLDEVVVTGTSVATSKKQLGNAISTVSAEALENSVATSIDQALAGKVAGAQITQNSGNPAGGISVRLRGTSTVVGSGDPLYIVDGVIINNSSSELIDLGGYAQNRLVDINPNDIERMEIIKGAAAAAIYGSRASNGVVQIFTKRGREGKPKVTVSSQFRVNEIRKTLDYNDYPFRFVNTTATDLTQEPVQRYDYQDKIFRTAYGTENNVNVSGGTATTQYFLSGNYLSNQGIIDNTDFKRGGARLRVDQTMNDWISVSLGANYVLSTSAEIPNGGLSEAYGALTGFIFSNNFINPEPVNGVYPSTAPTAILRRTNPLEAINRFDFRQRTNRFIGDFQLKMTPIKNLNVNYTLGYDNATQIATGFIPVRNTTPSYDAGYSRRADKTSYFLNNDLNVSYQTNFTDWLESSTGIGATAQIEKNFTTGITGTQLGPIAQISTGGATVVSGEGRSDVSILGFFAQQTFGFGDRLFLTGAGRYDVSSVFGTENRWQFYPKVSGSYVISNEKFWEGLKEKVPILKLRASYGQSGNLTSIGAFDRYTNYSPVALPGLPGVISSTLLGNAGIKPERQVETEFGADASFLNGRLGFEFSVYKKDVKDLLLFIGLAPSSGFVNQYANIGTMTNKGFELMLTGAPIQTANSKWTSTLIYSRNRNEINNIPGGVLTFPGGFGQVAAVNGYPIGAFYATYFARKEDGSLLLTPAGLPQAERVGRNPATGQPTGATKPKVIGDPNPDWTGSWVNDVSVGKGFSFRAQVDASYGFDVFNFTRRVGERDLYGGLAGYEPELRGEVPKGTSAALFGIFENYIEDGSFIKLREVSVSYDFQPAFLGKANTRLSLAGRNLFSIDDYSGYDPEVNAAGQTNAVRGFDFVEVPIPRTYALGVTVSF, from the coding sequence ATGAGAAAAATTTACGCTAGAAGTAGCGCTTGTCTCCTGACAACGCTGTTTTGTGTCCTCTTGATGGCCCTGGCACCCAAGGTCTCGTTTGCGCAGAATGCCCGGTACACGGTAACGGGCTCCGTGACAGATGCCCGCACCAAGGCTCCTCTAATTGGGGTAGTGGTGAAAGTAGAGAATAGTAATTCAGCCTCGGCAACAGATGTGACTGGTAACTATACTCTTAATCTGGCTGTACCGGCCGGCACCTACCGTCTCACCTTTTCTTACCTGGGCTACCAGCCGCTCACACGGTCTGTAGTGCTGGGATCTACCATGGCTATTACAGAGAATGTGCAGTTAAGCGAAGACATTGTAGGGTTAGATGAAGTGGTAGTGACCGGTACCTCAGTGGCTACCAGTAAAAAGCAACTGGGGAACGCTATCTCCACGGTTTCTGCTGAAGCTCTGGAAAACAGCGTGGCCACTTCTATTGACCAGGCCCTGGCCGGGAAAGTGGCCGGGGCGCAGATTACCCAGAACTCCGGTAACCCGGCGGGGGGCATAAGCGTGCGGTTAAGGGGAACCAGTACCGTGGTAGGCTCCGGTGACCCGCTATATATTGTAGACGGCGTCATCATCAACAACTCCTCTTCTGAACTGATAGATTTGGGAGGCTATGCGCAGAACCGTCTGGTAGACATCAACCCCAATGATATTGAGCGCATGGAGATCATTAAGGGAGCTGCCGCGGCTGCCATCTATGGTTCCAGGGCCAGTAACGGGGTGGTGCAAATCTTTACCAAACGGGGCCGTGAAGGGAAACCCAAAGTAACCGTTTCCTCACAGTTCCGGGTGAATGAGATCCGTAAAACGCTGGATTACAATGATTACCCCTTCCGGTTTGTCAATACCACCGCCACAGATCTTACCCAGGAGCCTGTGCAGCGCTATGATTACCAGGATAAGATCTTCAGGACGGCCTACGGCACCGAGAACAATGTGAACGTGTCTGGCGGTACGGCTACCACCCAGTATTTCCTGAGCGGGAACTACCTAAGCAACCAGGGGATCATTGACAACACAGATTTCAAAAGGGGAGGCGCCCGCCTGCGGGTAGACCAAACCATGAATGACTGGATCTCTGTCTCCCTGGGGGCCAATTACGTGCTCAGCACCAGCGCCGAGATTCCCAACGGTGGCTTAAGTGAAGCCTACGGCGCGTTGACTGGCTTTATCTTCAGCAATAACTTCATTAACCCAGAACCGGTGAACGGGGTGTACCCGTCTACCGCGCCAACGGCCATCTTACGGAGAACTAATCCGCTGGAAGCCATTAACCGCTTTGATTTCAGGCAACGAACCAACCGGTTCATTGGTGACTTTCAGTTGAAGATGACGCCTATCAAAAACCTGAACGTCAACTACACGCTGGGGTATGACAACGCCACCCAGATTGCCACCGGCTTTATCCCGGTCCGGAATACTACGCCATCTTATGATGCCGGGTATTCCCGTAGGGCAGACAAGACGTCTTACTTCCTCAACAATGACCTGAACGTTTCTTACCAGACCAATTTCACAGACTGGCTGGAATCTTCTACCGGCATTGGGGCTACGGCCCAAATTGAGAAGAACTTTACCACCGGCATTACGGGTACCCAGTTAGGGCCTATTGCGCAGATTTCTACCGGTGGGGCTACGGTGGTGTCCGGGGAGGGAAGAAGTGATGTCAGTATCCTGGGGTTCTTCGCGCAGCAGACCTTTGGGTTTGGCGACCGCCTGTTCTTAACGGGGGCAGGACGCTATGACGTTTCCTCTGTGTTTGGCACTGAGAACAGATGGCAGTTTTACCCTAAGGTGAGCGGCTCTTATGTGATCTCCAATGAGAAATTCTGGGAGGGCCTGAAGGAAAAAGTGCCCATTCTTAAGTTGCGCGCCTCTTACGGGCAGTCTGGAAACCTCACCTCTATTGGCGCCTTTGACCGCTACACCAACTATTCGCCGGTGGCCTTGCCCGGCTTGCCGGGGGTAATATCATCTACCCTGTTGGGTAACGCCGGCATTAAACCAGAAAGGCAGGTGGAAACAGAGTTTGGGGCCGATGCCAGTTTCCTGAATGGCCGTCTGGGCTTTGAGTTCTCTGTGTATAAGAAAGACGTGAAAGACCTCTTGTTATTCATTGGTCTGGCGCCGTCTTCTGGGTTTGTGAACCAATACGCCAACATAGGGACCATGACCAACAAAGGGTTTGAACTGATGCTGACCGGAGCCCCCATTCAGACGGCTAACTCAAAATGGACCTCCACCCTTATCTACTCCAGAAATAGGAATGAGATAAATAACATACCAGGTGGCGTGCTTACTTTCCCGGGTGGTTTCGGGCAGGTGGCTGCCGTGAACGGGTACCCCATTGGGGCCTTTTACGCAACCTATTTCGCGCGTAAAGAGGACGGTTCTTTGTTACTGACTCCCGCGGGCTTGCCCCAGGCAGAACGGGTGGGCCGTAACCCCGCCACTGGTCAGCCTACCGGCGCTACCAAGCCCAAGGTGATAGGCGACCCTAACCCAGACTGGACCGGTTCCTGGGTAAACGACGTGTCTGTTGGCAAAGGCTTTTCCTTTAGGGCCCAGGTGGATGCCTCTTACGGTTTTGACGTGTTCAACTTCACCCGGCGGGTGGGGGAACGTGATCTGTATGGCGGCTTGGCCGGGTATGAGCCCGAGTTGAGGGGAGAAGTTCCCAAAGGAACCTCGGCGGCCCTGTTCGGGATCTTTGAGAACTACATTGAAGATGGCTCTTTCATCAAATTGAGAGAAGTTTCTGTCTCTTATGACTTCCAGCCGGCCTTTTTAGGAAAGGCGAATACGCGCCTGAGTTTAGCTGGCCGGAACCTCTTCTCCATTGATGATTACAGCGGGTATGACCCAGAGGTGAATGCTGCAGGTCAGACCAACGCGGTACGCGGGTTTGACTTTGTTGAGGTACCTATCCCCAGGACCTACGCCCTGGGTGTAACCGTTTCCTTCTAA
- a CDS encoding RagB/SusD family nutrient uptake outer membrane protein — MRHITSFLKISALSAGLLMTSSCELDIANPNAASDLEVLTSRDGIISLSVGLRQFYSTSGVEAAYLYTGVTGREMKGVATFTNVLELEAGGTALPTFNGNILGLWSRMQRTMSMSEQILENAPKISTLTGGTLSGILAHAHLFNAMALGTLATSFEQANTQTSKTGNVTFKPRAEVLAAAIAHLDEAIALVNANPISPEFVSLVAGPALNLKNALYAMNARYNLYAGNYAAALANANLVDPTVKSEYVYSTLSVNPIYNTVFILGYYRPRDKFGLPAGLFEEGDARYPFYMTDPSAVVNGDPVKTLKGFFNTQTANIPVFLTDEIKLIKAEAILRSNGSLTEALAQINQVRTQTSGDPFGVHAALPPYTGAITREDLLLEVYKQRSAEMYLSGQKWEDSRRFNRPAPPGNLTERNRNFYPYPDQERINNPNTPPDPAI; from the coding sequence ATGAGACATATAACATCTTTTTTGAAAATAAGCGCGCTCTCCGCGGGTCTGCTAATGACCAGCAGTTGCGAGCTAGACATAGCCAACCCCAACGCCGCCAGTGACCTGGAAGTCCTTACCTCCAGAGATGGCATCATTTCTTTGAGCGTGGGCCTGCGGCAATTCTACTCCACCTCTGGGGTAGAAGCGGCTTACCTGTACACTGGCGTGACCGGCCGTGAAATGAAAGGCGTGGCCACCTTTACCAACGTGCTGGAACTGGAAGCCGGAGGCACTGCCTTGCCTACGTTCAATGGCAATATTCTGGGCTTGTGGTCCAGAATGCAGCGCACCATGAGCATGAGTGAGCAGATCCTTGAAAACGCCCCTAAGATTTCTACCTTAACCGGGGGGACCCTTAGCGGTATTCTGGCACACGCCCACTTATTTAACGCAATGGCCCTGGGTACCCTGGCTACCTCTTTTGAGCAGGCCAACACCCAAACCAGCAAAACGGGCAATGTCACCTTCAAGCCACGGGCCGAAGTGCTGGCCGCGGCCATTGCGCACCTGGACGAGGCCATTGCCCTGGTAAACGCCAACCCCATTTCTCCGGAGTTTGTCTCTCTGGTAGCGGGCCCCGCCTTAAACCTGAAGAATGCGCTCTATGCCATGAATGCGCGGTACAACCTGTACGCCGGAAACTATGCGGCTGCCCTGGCCAACGCCAACCTGGTAGACCCGACCGTGAAATCTGAGTACGTCTACAGCACCCTGAGCGTGAACCCCATCTACAACACGGTTTTCATTCTAGGCTACTACCGGCCCCGTGACAAGTTTGGTCTTCCCGCCGGTTTGTTTGAGGAAGGCGATGCCCGCTATCCTTTCTACATGACAGATCCAAGTGCGGTGGTCAACGGAGACCCGGTAAAAACCTTGAAAGGATTCTTCAACACCCAGACGGCCAACATTCCGGTTTTCCTGACAGATGAGATCAAGTTGATAAAAGCCGAGGCCATTTTAAGGAGCAACGGGTCTTTGACAGAGGCGCTGGCCCAGATCAACCAGGTGAGAACCCAGACGTCTGGAGACCCCTTCGGCGTTCATGCCGCCTTGCCTCCTTACACGGGTGCCATCACCCGAGAAGATTTATTACTGGAAGTATACAAACAACGTTCCGCTGAAATGTACCTGAGTGGTCAGAAATGGGAAGACAGCCGCCGGTTCAACCGCCCAGCCCCTCCAGGCAACTTAACGGAGCGGAACAGGAACTTCTACCCGTACCCAGATCAGGAACGAATCAACAACCCCAATACCCCACCTGATCCAGCTATCTAA
- the rluF gene encoding 23S rRNA pseudouridine(2604) synthase RluF: MSTDTTIRLNKFISDSGFCSRREADQYIEEGRVTINGKDAKKGATVKAGDKVAVDGEQVKAKKATDRPIYIAFNKPTGITTTTDSKDKKNIIDFIGFPKRIFPIGRLDNASEGLIFLTNDGDIVNKILRADNNHEKEYVVMVDKPITEEFIKKMGSGVPLFEGMTKECFVQQQGHKVFRIILTQGLNRQIRRMCEALGYKVEKLKRVRIMTVKLGDLPAGHWRYLTLEEIKSINQLVAGSSKTEDASVGRKTAKPEKKTADEEYENLLSEEEFGVKVHQVKSAPPRSVSSGPRSTSGPRNTKAKSERSPKTESVEYGAVTSRPTRKSKPSGGKNLKTKSEHTSNKTDRSPKGAAPAGRTAKSAGTRPAKPAAGGRTARPAADQKTKRTAGTRGKGRK, from the coding sequence ATGTCAACAGACACCACCATACGGCTCAATAAATTCATCAGCGACTCGGGCTTCTGCTCGCGCCGCGAGGCCGACCAATACATTGAAGAGGGCCGCGTAACCATCAATGGCAAAGACGCCAAGAAAGGCGCCACCGTAAAGGCTGGCGATAAGGTAGCCGTAGACGGTGAGCAGGTAAAAGCCAAGAAAGCCACCGACCGGCCTATCTACATTGCCTTCAACAAACCTACCGGTATCACCACCACCACCGATAGCAAGGACAAAAAGAACATCATTGACTTCATTGGCTTCCCCAAGCGTATCTTCCCTATTGGGCGCCTGGACAACGCCTCTGAAGGCCTTATCTTCCTGACCAACGACGGCGACATTGTCAACAAGATCCTGCGCGCTGATAACAACCACGAGAAGGAATACGTGGTGATGGTAGACAAACCCATTACGGAGGAGTTCATCAAGAAAATGGGCAGCGGCGTGCCTTTGTTTGAGGGCATGACCAAAGAGTGCTTTGTGCAGCAGCAAGGCCATAAGGTGTTCCGGATTATCTTGACCCAGGGACTGAACCGCCAGATCAGGCGCATGTGCGAAGCCTTAGGCTACAAGGTGGAGAAGCTGAAGCGCGTGCGCATTATGACCGTGAAATTAGGCGATCTGCCGGCCGGCCACTGGCGTTACCTTACCCTGGAGGAAATCAAATCCATAAACCAACTGGTGGCAGGTTCCTCTAAAACCGAAGACGCCTCAGTGGGCCGCAAAACCGCCAAACCTGAAAAGAAAACCGCCGACGAGGAATACGAAAATCTGCTGTCTGAGGAGGAGTTTGGCGTGAAGGTGCACCAGGTGAAAAGCGCCCCTCCGCGCAGCGTTTCCTCTGGCCCACGCAGCACCTCAGGTCCCCGCAATACCAAGGCCAAATCAGAAAGAAGCCCTAAGACGGAATCTGTGGAGTATGGGGCGGTCACCAGCAGGCCCACGCGCAAAAGCAAACCGTCTGGCGGCAAAAACCTGAAGACCAAGTCTGAGCACACCTCCAACAAAACCGATAGGTCTCCTAAAGGCGCTGCCCCGGCAGGCAGAACCGCCAAAAGCGCCGGTACCCGGCCAGCTAAACCAGCCGCCGGCGGCAGAACCGCCAGACCAGCCGCGGACCAGAAGACCAAGCGCACCGCCGGCACCAGAGGCAAGGGCCGGAAATAA
- a CDS encoding VF530 family protein has product MEEQKNNPLHGKTLEMILVQLVDHYGWDGLGARININSFNSNPSVKSSLTFLRKTDWARKKVEDLYLKTFK; this is encoded by the coding sequence ATGGAAGAGCAGAAAAACAACCCGTTGCACGGCAAAACACTGGAGATGATTCTGGTACAGTTGGTGGACCACTACGGCTGGGATGGCCTGGGGGCCCGCATCAACATCAACAGCTTTAACTCTAACCCCAGCGTTAAGTCCAGCCTCACGTTTTTGCGCAAGACCGACTGGGCCCGCAAGAAGGTGGAAGACCTGTACCTGAAAACCTTTAAGTAA